The proteins below are encoded in one region of Helianthus annuus cultivar XRQ/B chromosome 2, HanXRQr2.0-SUNRISE, whole genome shotgun sequence:
- the LOC110941149 gene encoding uncharacterized mitochondrial protein AtMg00810-like: MTDCKPCTTPVDTASKLNANDGPLLTDDFLYQSLVGALQYLTFTRPDISYAVQQVCLFMHSPREPHFTFLKRILRYIKGTLDHGLRLTVSPPSSLIAYSDADWAGCPDSRRSTSGYCVFLGNNLISWSSKRQPTVSRSSAEAEYRGVANAVAETSWLRNLLFELHVPITRATIVYCDNISVVYLSDNPVQHQRTKHVELDIHFVREKVQLGQVRVLHVPASYQFGHQIRKIVNDEIPPRRQTLMYSATWPKEVRKITGDLLVNPVQVNIGNANELAANMSITHGAHGCMADDDGCRRGI, translated from the exons ATGACTGACTGTAAGCCATGCACTACCCCCGTTGACACCGCTTCCAAATTGAACGCCAATGATGGCCCATTATTAACCGATGATTTCCTTTACCAAAGCCTGGTGGGTGCTCTTCAATACTTAACTTTTACTCGCCCGGACATCTCCTATGCGGTTCAGCAAGTCTGCTTGTTCATGCACTCTCCTCGTGAACCACATTTTACGTTTTTGAAGCGTATTCTTCGGTACATCAAAGGGACTTTGGATCATGGATTGCGTCTCACAGTATCTCCTCCATCTTCGCTTATtgcttattccgatgcagactgGGCGGGCTGCCCCGACTCTCGGCGTTCTACATCCGGGTATTGTGTCTTTCTAGGAAACAATCTCATTTCATGGTCTTCTAAACGGCAGCCTACGGTTTCAAGATCGAGTGCTGAAGCTGAATATCGTGGTGTTGCGAATGCAGTCGCAGAGACTAGTTGGTTACGTAACCTATTATTCGAACTTCATGTTCCTATCACTCGTGCCActattgtttattgtgataacATATCTGTTGTTTACTTATCGGACAACCCCGTTCAACATCAACGCACAAAACACGTTGAGCTTGATATTCATTTTGTTCGTGAAAAGGTTCAACTGGGTCAAGTCCGTGTCCTACATGTACCAGCCTCCTATCA gtTTGGTCATCAAATAAGGAAGATTGTCAATGATGAAATACCTCCTCGCAGGCAGACCCTAATGTATAGTGCCACCTGGCCGAAAGAAGTGAGGAAAATAACTGGTGATCTTTTGGTCAATCCTGTTCAGGTCAACATTGGCAATGCAAACGAGCTTGCTGCAAATATGTCTATTACGCATGGAGCACATGGTTGT ATGGCTGATGATGATGGTTGTAGAAGAGGGATATAG
- the LOC110941141 gene encoding F-box/LRR-repeat protein At5g63520-like, with protein MTSQTLRQCGIAAPIDVISEDLLQNIVARLPATSFASAACVSRSWKVVCDRVLSRPKFASACSLNRSLENAVEEVVNKVLSKPIRPHFAIASIGGYYGDVLREAHHLITAALGTNIPVITNHTCGIIERNATSHRSYDVEWYFRDHEIDAIMLIVGFLPGLKVTILPLLNQIQEPEALMIDEFVTDIREFSTSVSGCNSPAAIIVFGDHYYSCMRDVIEKLDYAMSPETVIVGDALSKFRCTSDAEFGTSAAVALVFAVDRNKPPGIGETQFHAVLSSGLSPVGHTPHLLLRKLVFLLILLQEEKGRLRILMLKLF; from the exons ATGACGTCACAAACACTCCGGCAGTGTGGAATCGCTGCACCTATTGACGTCATCAGCGAAGACCTTCTACAGAACATCGTGGCTAGACTTCCGGCAACCTCCTTCGCCTCCGCCGCTTGCGTCAGCCGTTCATGGAAGGTCGTCTGCGACCGCGTTCTTTCTCGTCCGAAGTTCGCCTCTGCATGTTCCCTCAATCGTTCACTCGAG AATGCTGTAGAAGAGGTGGTGAATAAAGTACTATCGAAGCCGATTCGTCCTCACTTTGCCATTGCTTCTATTGGTGGCTATTATGGCGACGTTTTGAGAGAGGCTCACCATCTC ATTACTGCAGCACTAGGTACTAATATTCCAGTCATTACTAATCATACCTGCGGAATAATTGAAAGGAATGCAACTTCTCATAGATCCTATGAC GTTGAGTGGTATTTTCGAGACCACGAGATTGATGCAATAATGTTGATTGTTGGATTTCTACCAGGGTTAAAAGTCACAATACTCCCACTTTTAAACCAAATTCAG GAACCAGAAGCGCTAATGATTGACGAATTCGTAACAGACATTAGGGAGTTCTCAACTTCGGTTTCTGGATGTAACTCCCCTGCTGCCATCATAGTGTTTGGT GACCATTATTATTCATGCATGAGAGATGTTATAGAGAAATTAG ATTATGCCATGTCACCAGAAACCGTCATTGTTGGTGATGCTTTATCTAAGTTCCGATGTACCAGTGATGCTGAATTTGGTACTTCCGCTGCTGTTGCCTTGGTATTTGCGGTGGACAGGAATAAACCTCCTG GTATAGGAGAAACTCAATTTCATGCTGTATTATCAAGCGGATTGTCACCAGTAGGCCACACACCACATCTGTTATTGAGAAAACTGGTGTTTTTACTGATATTGCTGCAAGAAGAGAAGGGTCGGTTGAGAATATTAATGTTGAAACTATTCTGA
- the LOC118483806 gene encoding F-box/LRR-repeat protein At5g63520-like — MTSLAFHPVLGHYEGYLRVHGGGLKTDDTFRFYYSDPTTALSSTTAVSSHLRSFNQGRNTTTGGDKQEVFGGLIFTCPDMFGILGPADINSSPFLDNFPGVTLGGNFCSNVIGRRVLTKFVKESQEQKEVQCCVHVNCSVYLIMSYTPLN, encoded by the exons ATGACGTCTCTTGCATTCCATCCCGTTCTTGG GCATTACGAAGGGTATTTAAGGGTTCATGGCGGGGGCCTCAAAACAGACGACACATTCCGTTTTTACTACTCAGATCCTACCACCGCTCTATCTTCTACTACTGCTGTCTCCAGCCATTTGAGATCTTTCAATCAAGGGAGGAACACCACCACTGGCGGTGATAAGCAAGAGGTGTTCGGCGGTCTTATATTCACTTGTCCTGATATGTTTGGCATCCTTGGCCCAGCTGACATTAACAGCTCACCGTTTTTGGACAACTTCCCTGGTGTGACTCTCGGCGGGAATTTTTGTAGCAACGTGATTGGACGTCGCGTTTTAACCAAGTTCGTTAAAGAATCTCAAGAACAAAAGGAGGTGCAATGTTGCGTGCACGTTAACTGTAGTGTCTATTTGATCATGTCTTACACTCCTTTAAATTAG